One window of Cohnella hashimotonis genomic DNA carries:
- a CDS encoding response regulator transcription factor, with the protein MPIKVLIADDNSFIREGMKIILTSFEEFEVVGTVEDGAQAAAFCEAHAPDVALLDVRMPNMNGVEAARLIAANTKTKPLILTTFDDEEYILEAIKAGARGYLLKNNDPERIRDAIKSVHNNHDVLQDVVLDKIKAQLAQGTTPQPQAPASAPSAKPGEAIDRSLFTERELDIMEQIARGLSNKEISRKLFISEGTTANYITSILNKTGLEHRTQIAIYYLTGEARVPEEE; encoded by the coding sequence TTGCCGATCAAAGTGCTGATCGCCGACGATAACTCATTTATCCGGGAAGGGATGAAGATCATCCTGACGAGCTTCGAGGAATTCGAGGTCGTGGGGACGGTGGAGGACGGCGCCCAGGCCGCTGCCTTCTGCGAGGCGCACGCGCCGGACGTGGCGCTGCTTGACGTTCGCATGCCGAACATGAACGGCGTGGAGGCGGCGCGGCTCATCGCGGCCAATACGAAGACCAAGCCGCTGATCCTGACGACCTTCGACGACGAGGAATACATTCTCGAAGCGATCAAGGCCGGGGCCAGAGGCTACCTGCTGAAAAATAACGACCCCGAGCGCATTCGCGACGCCATCAAAAGCGTGCATAACAACCACGACGTGCTCCAGGACGTCGTGCTTGACAAAATCAAGGCGCAGCTCGCGCAGGGCACTACGCCGCAACCGCAGGCACCGGCATCAGCGCCGTCCGCCAAGCCGGGCGAAGCGATCGACCGCAGCCTGTTCACCGAGCGCGAGCTCGACATCATGGAGCAGATCGCCCGCGGTTTGTCGAACAAGGAGATCTCGCGCAAGCTGTTCATCTCCGAGGGCACGACGGCCAACTATATTACGTCGATCCTGAACAAGACCGGCCTCGAGCATCGTACGCAGATCGCGATCTACTATCTCACGGGCGAAGCCCGCGTGCCGGAAGAGGAGTAG
- a CDS encoding sensor histidine kinase — MELWLLWSKSALLLFIGYALYGTPHDDSFRPAYMLVLLLYTCLSFGLPPLRRIKMASLALSALSAALAVYGALELHPLFLLLVVPNLYEAASGLGAANWQTAVVLAAGAWLLPAQDRPTYALAAALCFMLYISTCKLNARLALREEERDKLQEDARRLTRALTDNEEYARQAEYTIKLEERGRLSQQIHDEIGHSMAGALIQMEAARRLLDTNRTKAEELLGNAIVISKEGLERIRLTLKQSKPPAEQLGIGRLQLFVDELSAKQDIRATLNYAGDLDTITQLQWRIIQANVTEAVTNSLKYSGAESIAVEVLVLNKFVKAVVRDDGRGADRVVKGLGIVGMEERAATEGGTIIVDGSRGFSVTTLLPVRVGS, encoded by the coding sequence ATGGAGCTATGGCTGCTTTGGAGCAAATCCGCGCTGCTGCTGTTTATCGGATACGCGCTGTACGGCACGCCTCATGACGATTCGTTCCGGCCCGCCTATATGCTCGTCCTTTTGTTGTACACGTGCCTGAGCTTCGGCCTCCCGCCCCTCAGGCGCATCAAAATGGCATCGCTCGCGCTGTCGGCGCTGTCCGCCGCCCTCGCGGTTTACGGCGCGCTGGAGCTGCATCCGCTGTTCCTGCTGCTTGTGGTGCCGAACCTGTACGAAGCCGCTTCGGGCCTCGGCGCCGCGAACTGGCAGACCGCCGTCGTGCTGGCCGCGGGCGCTTGGCTGCTGCCGGCACAGGACAGGCCGACCTACGCGCTGGCGGCGGCGCTGTGCTTCATGCTTTACATCTCGACCTGCAAGCTGAACGCGCGGCTTGCCCTTCGCGAGGAGGAGCGGGACAAGCTCCAGGAGGACGCGCGCAGGCTGACCCGTGCGCTCACGGATAACGAGGAATATGCGCGCCAGGCCGAGTATACGATCAAGCTGGAGGAGCGGGGCCGGCTGTCGCAGCAAATTCACGACGAGATCGGCCACTCGATGGCCGGCGCGCTCATTCAAATGGAGGCGGCCAGGCGGCTGCTCGACACGAACCGGACAAAGGCCGAGGAGTTGCTCGGCAACGCGATCGTCATCTCCAAGGAAGGGCTGGAGCGCATCCGCCTGACGCTGAAGCAGTCGAAGCCGCCTGCCGAACAGCTCGGCATCGGGCGCCTGCAGCTGTTCGTGGACGAGCTGTCGGCGAAGCAGGACATTCGCGCGACGCTTAACTATGCCGGCGATCTCGATACGATCACTCAGCTGCAGTGGCGTATCATTCAGGCGAACGTCACCGAGGCCGTCACCAATTCGCTCAAGTACAGCGGCGCCGAGTCGATCGCGGTCGAGGTGCTCGTCCTGAATAAATTCGTCAAGGCGGTCGTGCGCGACGACGGCCGGGGAGCGGACAGGGTCGTCAAGGGACTTGGCATCGTCGGCATGGAGGAGCGCGCGGCGACGGAGGGCGGCACGATCATCGTCGACGGCTCGCGCGGCTTCAGCGTGACGACGCTGCTGCCCGTGCGCGTAGGCTCATGA
- a CDS encoding ABC transporter ATP-binding protein, with protein sequence MNIIEIGGLTKKFGDFAAVDNMTLTLKEGEIFGFLGANGAGKSTTISMIASLLRPTKGEIKFLGKNIAKHAHFAKMNIGIVPQDLAIYEDMTAFENVKFFAGLYGFRGSELKARVEEALSFVGLGDKQKELPKNFSGGMKRRLNIACAIAHRPKLIIMDEPTVGIDPHSRNYILQSVKELNRMGCTILYTSHYMEEVEEICTRIAIVDHGKIIADGTREQLKAIITDSKEIWIDVKSIEGLNQERLKEIRGVLNVRIEEQRIKIQSRAEIANLNDIVQQLIRDGMEIRAVEEQAPNLETVFLTLTGRNLRD encoded by the coding sequence ATGAACATTATCGAGATCGGCGGACTGACCAAGAAGTTCGGGGACTTCGCGGCGGTGGACAATATGACTCTCACCTTGAAGGAAGGAGAGATCTTCGGCTTCCTTGGCGCGAACGGGGCCGGCAAGAGCACGACGATCAGCATGATCGCCTCGCTGCTCCGTCCGACAAAGGGCGAGATCAAGTTTCTCGGCAAAAACATCGCCAAGCACGCGCATTTCGCCAAGATGAACATCGGCATCGTGCCGCAGGATCTGGCCATTTACGAGGATATGACCGCCTTCGAAAACGTGAAGTTTTTCGCCGGGCTGTACGGCTTCCGCGGCAGCGAGCTGAAGGCAAGGGTGGAGGAGGCGCTCAGCTTCGTCGGACTCGGCGACAAGCAGAAGGAGCTGCCGAAAAACTTCTCGGGCGGCATGAAGCGACGGCTCAACATCGCATGCGCCATCGCGCACCGGCCTAAGCTGATCATCATGGACGAACCGACGGTCGGCATCGACCCGCACTCGCGAAACTACATTTTGCAATCGGTCAAAGAACTGAACCGCATGGGCTGCACGATCCTCTACACGAGCCACTACATGGAAGAAGTCGAAGAGATTTGCACGCGCATCGCGATCGTCGACCACGGCAAGATCATCGCCGACGGCACCAGGGAACAGCTCAAGGCGATCATCACGGACTCCAAGGAAATCTGGATCGACGTCAAGAGCATCGAAGGGCTGAATCAGGAGCGACTCAAAGAAATCCGCGGCGTACTGAACGTGCGAATCGAGGAACAGCGGATCAAGATCCAGTCGCGCGCCGAGATCGCCAACCTGAACGATATCGTCCAACAGCTCATCCGCGACGGCATGGAGATTCGCGCGGTCGAGGAGCAGGCGCCGAACCTCGAGACGGTATTCCTGACGCTGACCGGCCGGAATCTGAGAGACTAA